The DNA region ACGACCACGAACGTCCAGTTGCCCGGGACCCGGCGCAGGACCTTCTGGGCGAGGAACACCATGGAGAAGCTCTTGCCCGAACCCTGGGTGTGCCAGAACACGCCCCCGCGGCCGTGGCCGGCCCGGCGGGCCGAGAGGATGGATGCGATGGCGCGGTTCACGCCGAGGAACTGATGGTTCTGGCTGAGCACCTTCGCGAGCCCCGCCTTGCGGCTGGAGAAGAGGGTGAAGTTCTCGACGAGATCCAGGAGCCGCGCCCGATCGCAGGTGCCGCGGAGCATCGTCTCCAGCGACACGCGCCGGGGCTCGTCCTCGCTCTCCGCCCGCCTCCACTCGAAGAACCGGTCCCAATCGGCAGTCAGGGAGCCCACGCGGCTGTCGGTGCCGTTCGAAGCCAGGAGGAGGGCGTTGAACCAGAAGAGGGCGGGGACGCCGTTCTGCGGGTGCTTGTAGCTCGTGAGGTTCTCGTCGAAGGCCTGCCGAGCTGGGACGCCGGGCTTCTTGAACTCGGCGACCACGAGCGGCAGGCCGTTGACGAAGCCCACCACGTCGGGCCGGCAGGTGTAGAGGGGACCGGCGAAGGTCATCTGCGACACGGCCAGGAAGTCGTTGGCGGCCGGGTTCCGCCAGTCGATCACGCGCACGCGCTCCGGCCGCTGCCCGCCGCCCTCCCGGTCGGGCACCGAGACGGGCACGCCGTCCTTGAGCAGGCCGTACACCTCGCGGTTCGCGGCCGCGAGGCTGAGCGCCGAGCGGTCGCGGGTCAGCTCGTCCAGGGCGGTCGCCAGGGCTTCAGGCGGGACATAGGGGTTCAGCCGCTCCAGCGCGGCCCGGAGCCGCGGGGCCAACACCGCCTCGCTCTTTGTCTCTCGCCCGAAGGTTCCCCACGGCCCGAGGATCTCTTGACCCGTCGACGCCGTCTGCCACCCGAGCTCCGAGAGGAGCGCCAGGGCGGGCTGCTCGACGAGCTGGTCTTCGGAGTAGGGGCGAGGGGTCATGGGCGATAGTGTCCCTCAGTACTCAGTTTGATACGTAGTTCAGGAGTTGATACCCTCATTCCTACCCCCACTCAGGGTTTGGTACCTCTGCTCGGCCCAAAGGTCCGGGACCTCCCGTCGCTCCCCAAGAGGCTCGGGCAGATTCACGAACGGATCTTCGGGCCTTGCGCTTTCCGCCTCGCCGGTCGATACTGCCGTCAGCTCATCTGCCACGCGCAGAAGGAGTTACGATGCCGTCCCAGCCGGGGCGGCATCAGCCTTCTTGGGCATCGCTCTCGAAATGCATGCCGGCGGATAACACGGACCTTCTCCTCTCGCTGTTCTCCCGGGAAGCCGAATGCCGCCGCTCATGCAACCACAAACTCTTCCAATCTCTTGATCCAAGCGTCGAAATGAGGACAGTCTTTCCGAATACGGTCCAGTCCGATGCGCCCCGCTGCCGTCGGCCCATGAAGGACCTTTCGATAACTCGGGAACAGGGTCGCGATCCTCTTTGACGGTGCGAATTGGGGGCGTTCGTTGATCTCCTCCGGAGAAGCCACACCTTCTCGAATAGCCGCGAATTGAGGCAGTTTGTCCATGGCGGTGAGCACCCGGGGCAACTCCTCCGGCGCGGAGAACAACCACGCTTCGAATTCGTGCAGCGCGAGAAACGGGACGAAGTTCGGTGGATTGCCGAGGTGCTCAGCTACCGCTCGTTCGACGTGGGTCACGCGTTCGATCGGTCCTCGGCCTGGACGGCTGTCCATCCCAGGGAAATCGGTCGGCAACCCATAGTAATCCAAGAGGGTGGTCACCAGCGCGTCGCCTGAGCTTTGCAGAAGTCGCCGTACATCGTTCCTGAACTTGGCAAAGGTAGTCACCCCACCCTTGAAGTTTGGACCATCTTTGACGCGCTTGGTGACAAGGATCGTGGGGTAGAAATAGAGGTCCCTTCCGAAGAATGCAGGCGCGAGAACATCCTTGACGAAGCGCTCTTCAGTCTGACCTTCGACGAGGATGAAGACTCTCTTGCTCACGGCCGAGCCCCCAAGACGTTCTTCTCCCAGAGCTCTCCGAGCGCGTAGTCATCCAGCCATGCGCTCATGTCTGCGTGGGTGAGGTGCCGGAATACACTCTCGGACCCCTCTCGCTCGACGGTCCAGACGTGCTCGGGCTCGAACTGATTCACAAGCGTCACCGACTGCGTGGCGACCATGACCTGCGTACGCGTTGCGGCAGACGACAGCAATTCAGCAAGCAAAGCCACGGCGGCCGGGTGCAAGCCGAGTTCTGGCTCGTCGAGAAGCACCACGGCGGGTAACGTGGGTTGCAGCAGGAGAGTGGCGAGACAGATGAAGCGAAGGGTCCCGTCCGAGAGGGAGGACGCGTTGAAATAGGCATCGCTTCCCTTCTCCCTCCATTCCAGCCGGATCTTCGACTCGTTGAGCCTCGACGGCGAGAGCACGAAGGTGTCGAAGAAGGGTGCGATCTGGCGAACGGTATCCTGGATGACGGCAAAATGGTCGGGTTTCTTCTCCTGTAACCAATAGAGGAATGCGGGCAGGTTCTCCGCCTGGGGTCGCAGAAAACGGTTGTCTTCAATGTCGCACACGCCCTTTACGGCCGCGGTGTCGCTCGTGTCGTGGAAGTGATAGACGCGATAACCATCGAGGTCTCTCATGACTTGTCGCGCACAGATGTGGTCAACCTGTCGGAGCTTCGACTCTGCCGATACCGCTGCGACGCGTCGGTCGTAGGGCGCCTTGTACTTGTCCTTTTCGTGGTAATACGCCATTTCCTCCCAGACAATCAAAGACCCTTCATCGGTACCTCTTAACGTCACTTCATAAGCATTGGAGACCTTGCCTTCCCCAAATTCCAAAAACATCGTCATCGTCGGAGACTTCTTTCGCCCGAAGTGAAGGAGGTTGTCGGCACCGCCCTTCAACGCTGTGTAGCCGGCCAAATTTTGACTGACAACTTCTCTAAGAAATCGAAAGGTCTCGATCAGGTTCGACTTACCCGAGCCATTCCCTCCAATGAACACGTTTAGAGGCCCAAGTTGCAGGGTCTGCTCGCGGATGGACTTGAAGTTCTTGATCTTCAACTTCTCAAGCGTACGCATGATAGCTCCGCTGGCTTGCCACGTGATGATGCCTGCCGATCATGCAGCAGATTCACTCGCGCGCCATCACTCCCGCGCTTGGTCACCCCGGAGGGAAGGCACCAAACGAAAGTCTCTCTGCCTCACGTCCCCCACGAGGCGAAACAGCCCGGTGCGCTTCTCCCCGGAGCAGACGACCGTCACCTTCACCAAGTATCGGCCCGGCGGGAGCTTCCAGTCAGGGTTTCGCCACACGGGGTTCGAGAGGTAGCTCAGGTTGCTCCACCCGAAACAGCAGTCTTCATCGTCGAAGCGCGCTGCGATGTCCAGCCGCTTCGTTTCGCCCGGCTGGATGTCCACCTCTGAAGTGACGGTGAAGCGTGTGGGGTCCAAGAGATAGCCGGCTTGCCCGCCGAGGACGAACTGCATCGGAATTGGCTCGGTGGAGCCGCTCCACCGGCCCGGCATGACGCGGCCGAATACGTTCTGGCCGTCCAGATGGTGGAAGCTGACGGAGGCATGGCACGAAAGGGCGGCGTCCCTGGACATCCAACGTGCGTACCAGGGCAGGCGGCGGTTCGTGACGTCCACGAGAAGGTAGCGAGCCGTTCTCGCGGGTCGTCCTTCATACTGGTGGTCCACGGGGTCGGAGAGCCCGAACGAGAGTTTGGGCTTCCGCAAGTTCTCCACGAAGATCGTGATGAAAATGGCGATGACTGCCCCGAGCACCAACTCCAACATGCGCGCCTCGCTCAATCCGCGGCCACGGTCAGCCGGCCAGACAACAACTGCGGCAACAATAGGTCGCGGGTGCGGCGGAGGTTCTGGGCCTGGCGAACGAGGGCTTGCTGTTGGGTTGTCGCTGCGATGAAGAGGTCCGAAAACCGCTTGAGGAAGGCCCCGTCGGGCATCACCACTGGGTAATTCGCGAGGACTTCCCAACTGGCTCGGGGCATCTTGGAGCCGTTGGAGGTAGCTGTGGCGTGCGCTACGAAGTCGTCGCTCGATGCGACCGCAGCAACGAGACCATCATATTCTGGGCGCTGGCTGCGAAGGACGATGGTATCCGCCGAGCAGAGCCCGTCAAAGTGCGCAATGCTGACCTTGTGGAAATACGGCCGGATCTTGCCGAAGAGAACCTCTCCCTTCTTGAACTCCAACTTGTTGGACCCAAGATCGGTGGTCATCTCCCACGCGTCGAGCGCCAGGGACCGCCGGGGAATGTGCTCAAGACCGACGTAAGGCCTGGGTTCTTCCAACTGGCCCTTGGACACGTTCCTGCGCACCGACTCTGCAATCTCGCCGAACCTCTTCACTTTCCACCCCTCCGGAATCGGCCCCAGGGGTGAGTCGACCAGAGGGACGGCTTCGTGGCCGGGGAAACGGAAGCGAACGAACCACTCGCGGTAGAGGGCGCGGGCCATCTCCTCCAAGATCCGGATGCGCCGCTGGTTGTTCTCGATCAGGTCGTCGTAGGCCGAGAGGATTCCGGCGATGCGGCGTTGGGCAGAGAGCGGGGGGACGCGGACCTCGACTCCCCTCAGGACGGTTTGAGTGACAAGTGGTTGTGCCGCGCCCCCAGCATATCGGCTCAATTGAGCATCGGTGAGAAGGTAGAAGAGGAACCTAGTATCTACTTGCTCGGAAGCAGGGTAGGCCACAAGCGTGTTGTCTGATGCCCAAAACTTGCCGGGACAGTAGGCCACCGAACCGCAGTACGCACCCACGCGCCCGATGATTACGCCATTTTCATGACGGAAGGCATCGCACCCGCCAATGATGCCGTTGGATCCATAGACCGGATACTGCCCGTATCCCCCCGGCTTGATTGCCTTGCCGTTGCCAAAACGCACAGCATCTCCGAGCGGCATTCGTTGGGCGCCTGTCATCATCATGCCCCGAGCATCTCCGCAACATTCGCCCCGATCGCCGCCTCCAGCTCCCGCGCCTGGGCGTTGAGGCCCTCCAACTCCTCGTTCAGCCCCTCCAGCCTCTCCTTGAAGTCCTCGTCGCTGACCTCCTCGCCGGGCGCGACGCCGACGTACCGACCGGGGTTGAGGCTCCAACCCTGCGCCTCGATCTCGCCGATGGTAGCGGCGCGGCACAGGCCGGGCACGTCGGCGAAGGCCGATTTGTTCCCGAAGACCTCCTCCAGCTTCGCCCGCGCCTCCTCCCCGCCGAGGGTGAAGTCGGGCTCCTCGCCCCGATAGAGCCGGACCACGTTCGCGAGGAAGCCGATCTGGGCGGGCGTCCAGTCGCGGTGGGCACGGTCGATCTGGCGGAAGACGTGCCGGGCGTCGAGGAAGAGGACGGTGTCGGCCCGGGGCGTGGCCTTCTTCCCCCGGTCGAGGAACCAGAGGGTGCAGGGAAGGGTGACCGTGTAGAAGAAGTTCGGCCCCACGGCCACCATGGCATCCACGGCGCGGGACTCGACGAGTTGGCGGCGCAGCTCCTGTTCGGACGCGCGGGCGTCGGAGGCCGAGTTGGCCATGACGAAGCCGGCGCGGCCGCGGCCGTTCAGGGCGGAGTAGAAGAGCTGGATCCAGAGGTAGTTCGCGTTGTCGGTCCGCGGCATCCCGAAGGGGTAGCGCTGGCCCGGCCCGATCTCGCCGGCGAGGCGTTCCTTGTCCACGGCGTTGACGTTGAATGGGGGATTGGCCAGGACGAAGTCGAAGCGGCCCGTGGAGCGGTGCAGGTCTTCGTAGTAGGTGATGGCCTCGCGGATTTCGCCCTCTAGGCCGTGGACCGCGAGGTTCATGCGGCAGAGCTTGACGGTCTCGGCGTCCTTCTCCTGGCCGTGGATCGAGAGCTCGGCCGACGGGTTGGCCCGGTGCTCGGCCACGAACCGGGCGCTCTGCACGAACATGCCGCCGGAGCCGCAGGCCGGGTCGAGCACGAGGCCGTGGAAGGGCTCGAGCACCTCCACGAGGAGCCGGACGATGGGGCTCGGCGTGTAGAACTCGCCGCCCTTCTGGCCCTCGGTGCGGGCGAACTCGCCGAGGAAGTACTCGTAGATGCGGCCGAAGGCGTCGTAGTCGAGGCTGGCGGGGATCTCGGAGACTTTCTTCAGGAGCTCTTTCAAGAGCGTGCTCGTGAAGAGCTCGTAGGTCTTGGGCAGCGCGCCCGAGAGCTGCGGGTTGTCGCGCTCGATGGCCCGCATGGACTCGTTGACGGCCCTGCCGATCTGCCCGCCCTCGGGCAGCGCCAGAAGCCAGTCGAAGCGGGCGTCGGGCGCCAGGAAGAGCAGGCCCTCGGCGTGGTAGGCGTCGGGCTGGTCCACCCGCGGCC from Thermodesulfobacteriota bacterium includes:
- a CDS encoding restriction endonuclease subunit S; the encoded protein is MMMTGAQRMPLGDAVRFGNGKAIKPGGYGQYPVYGSNGIIGGCDAFRHENGVIIGRVGAYCGSVAYCPGKFWASDNTLVAYPASEQVDTRFLFYLLTDAQLSRYAGGAAQPLVTQTVLRGVEVRVPPLSAQRRIAGILSAYDDLIENNQRRIRILEEMARALYREWFVRFRFPGHEAVPLVDSPLGPIPEGWKVKRFGEIAESVRRNVSKGQLEEPRPYVGLEHIPRRSLALDAWEMTTDLGSNKLEFKKGEVLFGKIRPYFHKVSIAHFDGLCSADTIVLRSQRPEYDGLVAAVASSDDFVAHATATSNGSKMPRASWEVLANYPVVMPDGAFLKRFSDLFIAATTQQQALVRQAQNLRRTRDLLLPQLLSGRLTVAAD
- a CDS encoding class I SAM-dependent DNA methyltransferase, with the protein product MHWIAPSEKDTATDTLEKRLWAAADQLRANSGLKASQYSTPVLGLIFLRFADARFAAARARLEKVSASSRRGPRVDQPDAYHAEGLLFLAPDARFDWLLALPEGGQIGRAVNESMRAIERDNPQLSGALPKTYELFTSTLLKELLKKVSEIPASLDYDAFGRIYEYFLGEFARTEGQKGGEFYTPSPIVRLLVEVLEPFHGLVLDPACGSGGMFVQSARFVAEHRANPSAELSIHGQEKDAETVKLCRMNLAVHGLEGEIREAITYYEDLHRSTGRFDFVLANPPFNVNAVDKERLAGEIGPGQRYPFGMPRTDNANYLWIQLFYSALNGRGRAGFVMANSASDARASEQELRRQLVESRAVDAMVAVGPNFFYTVTLPCTLWFLDRGKKATPRADTVLFLDARHVFRQIDRAHRDWTPAQIGFLANVVRLYRGEEPDFTLGGEEARAKLEEVFGNKSAFADVPGLCRAATIGEIEAQGWSLNPGRYVGVAPGEEVSDEDFKERLEGLNEELEGLNAQARELEAAIGANVAEMLGA
- a CDS encoding AAA family ATPase — protein: MRTLEKLKIKNFKSIREQTLQLGPLNVFIGGNGSGKSNLIETFRFLREVVSQNLAGYTALKGGADNLLHFGRKKSPTMTMFLEFGEGKVSNAYEVTLRGTDEGSLIVWEEMAYYHEKDKYKAPYDRRVAAVSAESKLRQVDHICARQVMRDLDGYRVYHFHDTSDTAAVKGVCDIEDNRFLRPQAENLPAFLYWLQEKKPDHFAVIQDTVRQIAPFFDTFVLSPSRLNESKIRLEWREKGSDAYFNASSLSDGTLRFICLATLLLQPTLPAVVLLDEPELGLHPAAVALLAELLSSAATRTQVMVATQSVTLVNQFEPEHVWTVEREGSESVFRHLTHADMSAWLDDYALGELWEKNVLGARP
- a CDS encoding DUF4276 family protein, which codes for MSKRVFILVEGQTEERFVKDVLAPAFFGRDLYFYPTILVTKRVKDGPNFKGGVTTFAKFRNDVRRLLQSSGDALVTTLLDYYGLPTDFPGMDSRPGRGPIERVTHVERAVAEHLGNPPNFVPFLALHEFEAWLFSAPEELPRVLTAMDKLPQFAAIREGVASPEEINERPQFAPSKRIATLFPSYRKVLHGPTAAGRIGLDRIRKDCPHFDAWIKRLEEFVVA